The sequence TGTCGACAAGACCCGACACCATAGACGAAGAAAAACTACAACTCCTCGCTAGCTATAAAAAACAAATACCATACGTCAGCATCGAATATGGCATGCAGACGATACACGATAAAACCCTTGCACGTATCAACCGCGGAGAAACACACGAAGACTTCCTTAAAGCCCTAGAGCTTACAAAACAATATGACATCGATCATTGTATACACGTAATAATAGGCCTCCCAGGAGAATCCCGAGAAGATATCCTCGCTACAGCAAAAAAACTGGCAGCATTACAGGTAAATGGCGTAAAAATCCATTGCCTCGTCGCCATGGAGAAGACACCATTAGAAACGATGTACAACACAGGAAAATGGACGCCATTGTCATACGACGAACATATAACTATCATCGCTGACTTTATAGAACACCTCCATAAAGAATGCATAATACACAGAATCTCGGGAAATGGACACCCCAGACACATAGTAGCACCACAGTGGATGAAAGATAAAAAAGGACCTATCGTCAGCCAAGCAATTATACGTGAATTCGAACGTCGTGGGACATATCAAGGGATACAT comes from Waddliaceae bacterium and encodes:
- a CDS encoding TIGR01212 family radical SAM protein (This family includes YhcC from E. coli K-12, an uncharacterized radical SAM protein.), which produces MLNIINKQHNFLEPYRKYSTYIKEIFGFPVYKVAVDGGFSCPNRDGTKGTGGCAFCDETGASSRTRQCGDTIGDQLRRNIIARQSRGQGHKFIAYLQSYTNTYATCDILKDRYDQALSAHEDIIGLSVSTRPDTIDEEKLQLLASYKKQIPYVSIEYGMQTIHDKTLARINRGETHEDFLKALELTKQYDIDHCIHVIIGLPGESREDILATAKKLAALQVNGVKIHCLVAMEKTPLETMYNTGKWTPLSYDEHITIIADFIEHLHKECIIHRISGNGHPRHIVAPQWMKDKKGPIVSQAIIREFERRGTYQGIHCR